A window of Deltaproteobacteria bacterium contains these coding sequences:
- a CDS encoding PAS-domain containing protein has translation MATKATAEHARIDLLLQRDDGTLLKSALDLLEEGFGIFDRDLTLIARNAPFCRLYGFPDDLCQPGATLEALLRHDVMSGDHEPEAVEEQIARRMHRISRGELRQVEHETPNGRILLTRYDPISNGGVLITCRDVTEPRRIDRALEARDERYLALELERAQRRLSEAIEAISEGFLLFDPEYRLVLCNETYRRYYAGAVGEEAVTRLVPGAFYEDIIRTFFEHGLSPDAALDVDAYLDRRRDRSGAPVEFHLSNGVWLQSAERRTQVGGVVAVYTDITEVKQREGELNAVLDTIEYGICFMGRDLRARVANRAFRDMWNFPDDFFDSRPTLAEMIGYNRHTGLYGVPDDQWEDYLAGRIAAVRAGAIAPFEWTRGDGKVLRYQCIVLPNGGRMLTYLDITEMKRREQQLGKLVDELAATRDEALRARAQLDEAIEAISEGFVVFDGDDRLVVCNTNYRQFYVDAAGEEMAGLVVPGADRDTIHRVAFARGMFPDSTGTIEEFLAERRDYPMKAVEVRFSNGIWVRIDERLSSDGSIVGVYADITDAKKREAELADLVDRLTAARDQAMEANRTKSQFLANMSHELRTPLNAIIGITEMLEEDARDDALDDYIEPLERVSRAGTHLLHLINEVLDLSKIEAGRIEFHIEAIDIAELTEELATTAQPLADQKGNRLAVRCPEESGTMHGDPTRVRQIVLNLLSNACKFTEGGEVSLAVSRKRTRGKDWIQFAVADTGIGMTPEQQAKVFEEFAQADSSTTRKYGGTGLGLAISRRFCRMMGGDIELVSEPGAGSTFTARLPVILDLAQLGGNDPERSTTARTND, from the coding sequence ATGGCGACCAAGGCAACCGCCGAACACGCTCGGATCGACCTGCTGCTGCAGCGGGACGACGGCACCCTGCTGAAATCCGCACTCGACCTGCTCGAGGAAGGATTCGGCATCTTTGATCGGGACCTGACATTGATCGCGCGAAACGCGCCGTTCTGCAGGCTCTACGGCTTCCCCGACGATCTGTGTCAGCCCGGGGCAACGCTCGAAGCGTTGCTTCGCCACGACGTGATGAGCGGCGATCACGAGCCCGAGGCCGTCGAGGAGCAGATCGCAAGAAGAATGCACAGAATCTCTCGCGGCGAGCTTCGCCAGGTCGAGCACGAAACGCCGAACGGGAGGATTCTCCTGACCCGGTACGATCCGATCTCGAACGGCGGAGTGCTCATCACCTGCCGCGACGTGACGGAACCGCGACGGATCGACCGGGCTCTCGAAGCAAGGGACGAGCGTTATCTCGCCCTGGAGCTGGAACGGGCGCAGAGACGGCTCAGCGAGGCGATCGAGGCCATCTCCGAAGGCTTCTTGCTGTTCGACCCCGAGTACCGTCTGGTTCTTTGCAACGAAACCTACCGGCGCTACTACGCCGGAGCGGTCGGCGAGGAGGCCGTGACGCGGCTGGTGCCGGGTGCGTTCTACGAGGACATCATCCGGACGTTCTTCGAGCACGGCCTTTCCCCCGACGCCGCGCTCGACGTCGACGCCTATCTGGACCGGCGGCGGGACCGCTCGGGAGCTCCCGTCGAATTCCATCTGTCCAACGGGGTCTGGTTGCAGAGCGCCGAAAGACGGACGCAGGTCGGCGGCGTGGTCGCGGTCTATACGGACATCACCGAGGTCAAGCAGCGCGAGGGAGAACTCAACGCCGTGCTCGACACCATCGAGTACGGCATCTGCTTCATGGGGCGTGATCTCCGGGCGCGGGTCGCCAATCGGGCGTTCCGCGACATGTGGAACTTCCCCGACGATTTCTTCGACAGCCGTCCGACCCTGGCGGAAATGATCGGCTACAACCGGCACACCGGGCTCTACGGTGTTCCCGACGACCAATGGGAGGACTATCTCGCCGGGCGCATCGCGGCTGTCCGCGCGGGGGCCATAGCCCCCTTCGAGTGGACCCGTGGCGACGGCAAGGTCCTGCGGTACCAATGCATCGTGCTCCCCAACGGCGGCCGCATGCTGACCTATCTCGACATCACCGAGATGAAGCGGCGCGAGCAGCAGCTCGGCAAGCTTGTCGACGAGCTCGCCGCGACGCGCGACGAGGCGCTGCGGGCGCGCGCCCAGCTCGACGAGGCCATCGAGGCGATCTCCGAGGGCTTCGTCGTCTTCGACGGGGACGACCGCCTCGTCGTGTGCAACACCAACTACCGGCAATTCTACGTCGACGCGGCCGGCGAGGAGATGGCCGGGCTCGTGGTGCCGGGCGCCGATCGCGACACGATCCACAGGGTCGCCTTCGCACGCGGCATGTTCCCGGACAGCACCGGAACCATCGAGGAGTTCCTCGCCGAGCGGCGGGACTACCCGATGAAGGCCGTGGAAGTGCGCTTCAGCAACGGCATCTGGGTCAGGATCGACGAGAGGCTGTCTTCCGACGGGAGCATCGTCGGCGTCTACGCCGACATCACCGACGCCAAGAAGCGGGAAGCCGAGCTCGCCGACCTTGTGGACCGCCTGACGGCCGCGCGCGACCAGGCGATGGAGGCCAACCGGACCAAGAGCCAGTTCCTCGCCAACATGAGCCACGAGCTGCGCACGCCCCTGAACGCCATCATCGGCATCACCGAGATGCTGGAGGAGGACGCGAGGGACGACGCCCTGGACGATTACATCGAGCCCCTGGAACGGGTCTCTCGCGCGGGGACCCACCTCCTGCACCTGATCAACGAGGTCCTCGACCTCTCCAAGATCGAAGCGGGCCGGATCGAGTTCCATATCGAGGCCATCGACATCGCCGAACTGACGGAAGAGCTGGCGACGACCGCGCAACCGCTCGCCGACCAGAAGGGCAACCGGTTGGCGGTCCGTTGCCCGGAGGAATCCGGCACGATGCACGGGGACCCGACACGGGTGCGGCAAATCGTTCTCAACCTGCTGAGCAACGCCTGCAAGTTCACCGAGGGCGGCGAGGTAAGCCTGGCAGTTTCGCGAAAGAGGACGCGCGGCAAGGACTGGATTCAGTTCGCGGTCGCGGATACCGGCATCGGCATGACGCCGGAGCAACAAGCCAAGGTGTTCGAGGAGTTCGCCCAGGCCGACAGCTCCACCACCCGAAAATACGGCGGTACCGGCCTTGGCCTCGCCATAAGCCGGCGGTTCTGCCGTATGATGGGCGGGGACATCGAGCTGGTCAGTGAGCCGGGAGCCGGCAGCACGTTCACGGCGCGGCTTCCGGTGATCCTGGACCTGGCACAATTGGGCGGGAACGACCCGGAGCGGTCAACGACGGCAAGGACCAATGACTAG
- a CDS encoding response regulator translates to MTRILYVEDNDDNIYMLERRLRRKGYDVVIATDGEAGVEMSRSAAPSLILMDLNLPVLDGWEAAGRIKSAPETRHIPIIALSSHAMEGDRESAITAGCDDYDTKPVDLARLLAKIEALLPKGAPA, encoded by the coding sequence ATGACTAGAATCCTTTATGTCGAGGACAACGACGACAATATCTACATGCTTGAACGTCGCTTGCGGCGCAAGGGCTACGACGTCGTCATCGCCACCGACGGCGAGGCGGGGGTCGAGATGTCCCGTTCCGCCGCACCCTCGCTGATCCTGATGGATCTGAACCTGCCGGTGCTGGACGGCTGGGAGGCGGCCGGGCGGATCAAGTCCGCGCCCGAGACCCGGCACATTCCGATCATTGCGCTTTCGTCGCACGCAATGGAAGGCGATCGGGAAAGCGCGATCACCGCCGGCTGCGACGACTACGACACCAAGCCGGTAGATCTCGCGCGCCTGCTGGCAAAGATCGAGGCGCTGTTGCCCAAGGGAGCCCCGGCGTGA
- a CDS encoding SulP family inorganic anion transporter, whose translation MSGYLVSSITSLVSELRADVRAGKLLPALSAGVILGLIHIVYEILFGALVFSGPLAPFLSRGIGIMVFGAFAVCLVVALTGGYRGVIANHPTVVVIALATIAAAIPLEGNALFMTLAAIVIIGSVATGACFLAIGYFRLADLLRFVPYPVACGVLAGVGGLITLAALSMMKATPGWQALPSLLETTVLWSWGPGVVYGLGLFLSTKRWSSPWILPSSFVLGAVLYQMSLPLLDISAEEAGAAGLLFANAMEGTLWPPFQPGDLAYVDWGAVVGQIPNMLSLVAVILLGAVIYLGSFELATNRELEWNREFKVAGGASVIAGLGGGPAGFINLPFSMLNHRLGAETRLTGVITALVLGSVLVVGDAFVRLVPVPLLAGMAMFIGVGLLDEWLVRSRRRLPRPDYAIVLAIFVAVIFLGFAEGVGIGMAITTVHFAIRLSRVDPIETVFTARERRSNRTRRIADQAILLAEGDRVHGYRPRGYLFFGSAHALASRLKQSLSRDPPPACILLDFEAVSGLDFSAVNTLCQFVRAAHDAGVRTALCAAPENCRAEMERNLPSPVFTGLLFEADADRGLEQCEDIVIAARRADLRREDGSGDALLDRFAGDIESHLDRRILFEDMAHELRKWLEVRDYDPGQTLVALGEPQDGLQLLLMGRASVYDAGGTRLRQCGPGDAIGIRAAFEAHASTTAAVADEPCRTLTLTPAVRQRLEKDQERLMLELYGYLLTAGADAAGLPESDAR comes from the coding sequence ATGAGCGGCTATCTGGTGTCATCAATCACGAGCCTGGTCTCCGAACTCCGCGCCGACGTACGCGCGGGCAAGCTGTTGCCGGCGCTGTCGGCCGGAGTCATCCTGGGCCTGATTCACATTGTCTACGAGATCCTGTTCGGAGCCCTGGTTTTTTCCGGTCCGCTGGCGCCGTTTCTGTCCCGAGGCATCGGCATCATGGTGTTCGGCGCGTTCGCCGTCTGCCTCGTGGTCGCGCTGACCGGGGGCTACCGGGGAGTGATCGCAAACCATCCGACGGTTGTCGTGATCGCATTGGCGACCATCGCCGCCGCGATCCCGCTGGAGGGGAACGCGCTGTTCATGACCCTGGCCGCCATCGTGATCATCGGCTCGGTCGCGACCGGTGCGTGCTTCCTGGCGATCGGGTATTTTCGGCTGGCCGATCTGCTCCGGTTCGTTCCCTATCCGGTCGCGTGCGGGGTTCTCGCCGGCGTCGGCGGGCTCATCACTCTGGCGGCGTTGTCGATGATGAAGGCGACGCCGGGCTGGCAAGCGCTTCCTTCACTCCTGGAAACCACCGTGCTTTGGAGCTGGGGTCCCGGCGTGGTCTATGGCCTTGGCTTGTTCCTGTCCACCAAACGCTGGAGTAGCCCCTGGATATTGCCGTCGAGTTTCGTGCTCGGCGCCGTGCTCTACCAAATGAGCCTGCCCCTCCTCGATATCTCGGCGGAAGAGGCCGGGGCGGCGGGCTTGCTGTTCGCGAACGCGATGGAAGGGACCCTTTGGCCCCCCTTCCAACCGGGGGATCTGGCTTATGTGGACTGGGGCGCGGTGGTCGGGCAGATTCCCAACATGCTGTCCCTGGTCGCGGTTATCCTGCTCGGCGCGGTCATATATTTGGGCAGCTTCGAGCTGGCCACGAACCGGGAACTGGAGTGGAACCGGGAATTCAAGGTGGCGGGCGGAGCCAGCGTGATCGCCGGTCTGGGCGGCGGTCCGGCCGGTTTCATCAATCTCCCGTTTTCGATGCTCAACCACCGGCTCGGAGCCGAAACACGGCTCACCGGCGTCATTACCGCCCTCGTGCTGGGCTCGGTACTGGTCGTCGGCGACGCGTTCGTGAGACTGGTCCCGGTGCCGCTATTGGCCGGGATGGCGATGTTCATCGGCGTCGGCCTGCTGGACGAATGGCTCGTAAGAAGCCGCAGACGGCTGCCCCGGCCGGATTACGCCATCGTCCTCGCGATATTCGTCGCCGTGATATTCCTCGGTTTTGCCGAAGGCGTGGGCATCGGGATGGCCATCACGACCGTTCACTTCGCGATCCGCCTCAGCCGCGTGGACCCGATCGAGACCGTGTTCACCGCGCGCGAGCGCCGCAGCAACCGGACCCGCCGCATCGCCGACCAGGCGATACTGCTGGCGGAGGGCGACCGGGTCCATGGATACCGGCCGCGCGGCTATCTCTTCTTCGGAAGCGCCCACGCCCTGGCCAGCCGGCTCAAGCAGTCGCTGAGCCGCGACCCGCCTCCGGCCTGCATCCTGCTCGATTTCGAGGCCGTCTCGGGTCTGGACTTCTCGGCCGTCAACACCCTGTGCCAGTTTGTCCGGGCCGCGCACGACGCCGGAGTGCGGACCGCTCTGTGCGCCGCGCCCGAAAACTGCCGGGCCGAGATGGAACGCAATCTTCCGTCTCCGGTATTCACCGGCCTGCTGTTCGAAGCGGATGCGGACCGCGGTCTCGAGCAATGCGAGGATATCGTCATCGCGGCGCGAAGAGCGGATCTCCGCCGTGAAGACGGCTCCGGCGACGCATTGCTGGACCGCTTCGCCGGCGACATCGAGAGCCATCTGGACAGGCGTATCCTGTTCGAGGACATGGCCCACGAACTCCGCAAGTGGCTGGAGGTTCGCGACTACGACCCGGGCCAGACCCTTGTGGCGCTGGGTGAGCCGCAGGACGGGTTGCAACTGCTGCTGATGGGCCGGGCCTCCGTCTACGATGCCGGAGGCACGCGGCTTCGGCAGTGCGGCCCCGGCGATGCGATAGGGATACGCGCCGCTTTCGAGGCCCATGCGTCCACGACCGCCGCGGTCGCGGATGAACCGTGCCGAACGTTGACGCTCACGCCCGCCGTCCGGCAGCGGCTGGAAAAGGATCAAGAGCGGTTGATGCTGGAGCTGTACGGATACCTTCTCACCGCCGGAGCGGACGCAGCCGGTCTCCCGGAATCGGACGCCCGGTAG